The stretch of DNA AAGGAGAGAACATGAGGATTTCGCGTTTCTGGATGGTGGGTGCTGCGGTTTTGTTTCTTGCTGGCATCGCGTCAGCCAATCCCGCAGACGTCAATTTCGGGATCAAGGACCCTTCGTGCCTGCCAACCTCGTGCACTCTGATCACCTCCACCACATTTTCATTCACGATGCCAAGCATTCCGCCCGGAAGTACCGCGAATTTGCTGTTTGAGAACGGCACTAACGTGACTCTCACGAGTTTGAACTTCGACTTGTTTACGGGTTTGAATGTCAGCCCAAGCCTCTTCACTTGTTCTATAGATGCGTTTTTCAATAGCTGCAACGTGACGCAAGTAACGTCCACTATATCCGGAGATAACGAGTTCCACGTTCTCCTCTCTAACGTCGGAGTCACAGGTCCATGCACACCGGATGGCGACCACGACGCGGATGATCTCTGTGGCGGAATCCTTCCCGGAAATACTTTCGACCTCCAGTTTACGAACCCCCCGGGGGGAAACAATGCCTCGTTTGATTGGGCTGGAGCAGGCACAACGGTGACCGTGACAACCGTGCCGACGCCTGAGCCAGCGAGCCTGGTTCTGCTGGCCAGCGGGTTGCTACCGCTGTGGACTCTGCGCAAAAAATTCCGGGATTAACTACCAGTCAGGGCTTTCCGTTGGAGTATTGCTTTATCAGCTTGTCGAACTCCGGGCTTTTCCGCGCGCCAGCCATGTCCGGATCTGCTGCTGCAAAATCTGCCGGATAATGTTTTCCCAGAGCGTCTTTCAATAGCTTCAACGCCGCGTCTGTCCGTCCCAGAATCGCGTCAATTTGCGCCTGGTCGTAAATGTGTGAGACGTTGCTCGGTTGAATTGCACGAGCGCGCCGGATGAAATTGTCCGCTTGTTGCGCGTTGCCTGTCTTAGCGTAGTATTGCGCAATATGATCCATTACGTCCGCATCTTGGGGGTTGGTCTGCAACTGTTTATAAGCCAGCGAAATCGCCTGTAGATAGGATGCGCGCGCTTTATCCTGTTGCCCTGAGAGACGGTACGCGTCTGCAAGATTTCCCATATTGATCTCATTGTTGGGATCATATTGCACAGCCTTGGCAAAGTTGTCGGCGGCTGGCCCGTACTGCTTGAGGAGAAAGTATGCGGTTCCCAAATTCGTATAGGCCGTCCAATCGGGGCTTAGCTGGATGGCCTTCTGGAAATTAGGAATCGACTGGGCATATTTGCCTTCCTGCGCGTACACCATTCCGCTCATGTCATATCCCGTGGCATTGTCCGGATCCATCTGCGTGACTTTCTGGTAGGCGCCCAGCGCTTTCTGATAATCGCTCAGACGAAAGTAAGCATTTCCAAGAATATTTTGATTGAACCAGTAGTACGGGTCGAGCTGGATGGTTTTCTGGTAAGCCTCGATCGCTTTGGCACTGTCGCCGCTGCGCATATATGCATCGCCAAGCGAACGGTAAGCATCCTCTGAGTTCGGCGCCAAAGCCAATGCGCGTTTCAGTTCTGCGATGGCCTCCACATACTTTCCCGTCGTGCTATATACATTCCCCAGCGCCATGTGGACTTCTGTCAAATTGTCATTGAGCTGGTCCGCTTGCTGCGCTGCCGCGAGCGCTTTCTCCGCCCAGAAACTGTCTTTCTTGATGTGGTACATCCGCAGGCTGGCATCCGCAATTCCGGTATAGGCGAGAGCGAATTTCGCGTCCTGTTTCAGCGCTTGATCAAAATAATCGAGCCCTTGCTGAATGC from Candidatus Acidiferrales bacterium encodes:
- a CDS encoding PEP-CTERM sorting domain-containing protein (PEP-CTERM proteins occur, often in large numbers, in the proteomes of bacteria that also encode an exosortase, a predicted intramembrane cysteine proteinase. The presence of a PEP-CTERM domain at a protein's C-terminus predicts cleavage within the sorting domain, followed by covalent anchoring to some some component of the (usually Gram-negative) cell surface. Many PEP-CTERM proteins exhibit an unusual sequence composition that includes large numbers of potential glycosylation sites. Expression of one such protein has been shown restore the ability of a bacterium to form floc, a type of biofilm.); its protein translation is MRISRFWMVGAAVLFLAGIASANPADVNFGIKDPSCLPTSCTLITSTTFSFTMPSIPPGSTANLLFENGTNVTLTSLNFDLFTGLNVSPSLFTCSIDAFFNSCNVTQVTSTISGDNEFHVLLSNVGVTGPCTPDGDHDADDLCGGILPGNTFDLQFTNPPGGNNASFDWAGAGTTVTVTTVPTPEPASLVLLASGLLPLWTLRKKFRD